A genomic segment from Scomber japonicus isolate fScoJap1 chromosome 11, fScoJap1.pri, whole genome shotgun sequence encodes:
- the LOC128367646 gene encoding helix-loop-helix protein 2-like yields the protein MDSKAGAPQSDNRSVMLSPDPPKPDLVWGQMQAETLLDSFNVQGVPVPVEPVDGDNKLHAMHAPNLSREEKRRRRRATAKYRSAHATRERIRVVAFNVAFAELRKLLPTLPPDKRLSKIEILRLAICYISYLNHVLDV from the exons ATGGACAGCAAGGCGG GAGCGCCTCAGTCTGACAACAGGAGTGTGATGCTCAGTCCTGACCCGCCCAAACCTGACCTAGTTTGGGGACAAATGCAGGCAGAGACCCTGTTGGACTCTTTCAATGTGCAGGGTGTTCCTGTGCCGGTCGAGCCTGTTGATGGAGATAACAAGCTGCACGCCATGCATGCACCCAATCTCAGTAGGGAGGAGAAAAGGCGGAGGAGGCGCGCAACAGCTAAATACAGATCTGCGCACGCCACCAGGGAGCGGATCCGTGTAGTTGCCTTCAACGTGGCCTTTGCAGAGCTTAGGAAACTGCTCCCGACGCTCCCACCAGACAAGAGGCTGTCCAAAATAGAGATCCTGAGACTTGCGATTTGTTACATCTCCTACCTCAACCATGTGCTGGATGTTTAG